One genomic segment of Garra rufa chromosome 13, GarRuf1.0, whole genome shotgun sequence includes these proteins:
- the LOC141348525 gene encoding zona pellucida sperm-binding protein 4-like yields the protein MAGVWCLAQILALCAFCHAVPQWGNLPQNPQALMLQPSDHRFQQSAQQQSAQKFQFQQPVKAEPVDKCAVADYEQIQCGQPGISGAECEAINCCFNGQQCYYGKAVTVQCIRDGQFVVVVARDVTLPRLSLDSVRLVGGSEPPCAPVDSTPFFAIYQFPVTACGTSMMEDSGYVVYENRMTSSYEVGVGPFGSITRDSHFELLFQCRYSGTAVEALVVEVNSVPAPPPVAAPGPLRVELRLANGQCVTKGCAEGDEAYTSYYGAADYPVTKVLREPVYVEVRILERTDPNLVLMLGRCWATSTPSPLSLPQWDLLINGCPYYDDRYLTALVPVTGASGLQFPTHYKRFVVKMFTFVDPASLAPLQETIFIHCSTAVCHPSSGSCEQSCARKRRDTRAKTISSGQTVSSGEVTLVL from the exons ATGGCTGGAGTTTGGTGTCTGGCTCAGATTTTGGCACTTTGTGCATTCTGTCATGCTGTTCCGCAGTGGGGTAATCTGCCTCAGAATCCTCAAGCTCTGATGCTCCAGCCATCTGACCATCGGTTTCAACAGTCAGCTCAACAACAATCTGCTCAGAAGTTTCAGTTTCAGCAGCCAGTGAAGGCTGAGCCTGTTGACAAATGTGCTGTAGCTGATTATGAGCAGATCCAATGTGGACAACCTGGTATCAGTGGTGCTGAGTGTGAGGCTATCAACTGCTGCTTTAATGGACAACAGTGTTACTATGGGAAAGCAG TGACTGTCCAGTGTATTAGAGATGGTCAGTTTGTGGTAGTGGTGGCTAGAGATGTTACGCTGCCTCGACTGAGTCTGGATTCGGTCCGTCTAGTGGGTGGAAGTGAACCGCCTTGCGCTCCTGTGGACTCTACACCTTTCTTTGCTATATACCAGTTCCCTGTCACCGCATGTGGCACGAGCATGATG GAGGACAGTGGATATGTGGTGTATGAAAACAGAATGACCTCCTCGTATGAAGTAGGCGTTGGTCCGTTTGGTTCCATCACGAGAGACAGCCATTTTGA GCTTCTCTTCCAGTGTAGGTACTCTGGTACTGCTGTGGAAGCTCTGGTTGTGGAGGTCAACAGTGTTCCTGCACCTCCACCAGTAGCTGCTCCTGGACCTCTCAGAGTGGAGCTTAGACTGGCCAATGGCCAATGTGTCACCAAAGGTTGCGCAGAAG GGGATGAGGCCTACACGTCCTACTACGGTGCTGCTGATTATCCCGTCACGAAAGTCCTGCGAGAGCCTGTGTATGTTGAGGTGCGCATTCTGGAGAGGACTGACCCCAACCTTGTCCTGATGCTGGGACGTTGTTGGGCGACATCAACCCCCAGTCCACTCAGTCTACCCCAGTGGGATCTTCTGATTAATGG ATGCCCTTACTATGATGACCGTTACCTGACCGCACTGGTTCCTGTGACTGGAGCCTCTGGTCTTCAGTTCCCAACCCACTACAAGCGCTTCGTTGTCAAGATGTTCACGTTTGTTGATCCAGCATCACTAGCTCCTCTGCAGGAAACG ATCTTCATCCATTGCAGTACAGCGGTGTGCCATCCCTCTTCTGGCTCCTGTGAGCAAAGCTGCGCCAGGAAAA GAAGAGACACTCGTGCCAAGACCATCTCTAGTGGGCAGACTGTTTCAAGTGGAGAGGTCACTCTGGTCCTGTAA